One region of Oryza glaberrima chromosome 7, OglaRS2, whole genome shotgun sequence genomic DNA includes:
- the LOC127779050 gene encoding putative mixed-linked glucan synthase 1 — MSAAAAVTSWTNGCWSPAATRVNDGGKDDVWVAVDEADVSGARGSDGGGRPPLFQTYKVKGSILHPYRFLILARLIAIVAFFAWRIRHKNRDGAWLWTMSMAGDVWFGFSWVLNQLPKLSPIKRVPDIAALADRHSGDLPGVDVFVTTVDPVDEPILYTVNTILSILAADYPVDRYACYLSDDGGTLVHYEAMVEVAKFAELWVPFCRKHCVEPRSPENYFAMKTQAYKGGVPGELMSDHRRVRREYEEFKVRIDSLSSTIRQRSDVYNAKHAGENATWMADGTHWPGTWFEPADNHQRGKHAGIVQVLLNHPSCKPRLGLAASAENPVDFSGVDVRLPMLVYISREKRPGYNHQKKAGAMNVMLRVSALLSNAPFVINFDGDHYVNNSQAFRAPMCFMLDGRGRGGENTAFVQFPQRFDDVDPTDRYANHNRVFFDGTMLSLNGLQGPSYLGTGTMFRRVALYGVEPPRWGAAASQIKAMDIANKFGSSTSFVGTMLDGANQERSITPLAVLDESVAGDLAALTACAYEDGTSWGRDVGWVYNIATEDVVTGFRMHRQGWRSVYASVEPAAFRGTAPINLTERLYQILRWSGGSLEMFFSHSNALLAGRRLHPLQRVAYLNMSTYPIVTVFIFFYNLFPVMWLISEQYYIQRPFGEYLLYLVAVIAMIHVIGMFEVKWAGITLLDWCRNEQFYMIGSTGVYPTAVLYMALKLVTGKGIYFRLTSKQTAASSGDKFADLYTVRWVPLLIPTIVIMVVNVAAVGVAVGKAAAWGPLTEPGWLAVLGMVFNVWILVLLYPFALGVMGQWGKRPAVLFVAMAMAVAAVASMYVAFGAPYQAELSGGAASLGKAAASLTGPSG; from the exons ATgtccgcggcggcagcggtgacaAGCTGGACTAACGGATGCTGGTCGCCCGCGGCTACGCGGGTGAACGACGGCGGCAAGGACGATGTGTGGGTGGCCGTCGACGAAGCGGACGTGTCGGGGGcccgcggcagcgacggcggcggccggccgccgctgtTCCAGACGTACAAGGTCAAGGGCAGCATCCTTCATCCTTACAGGTTCTTGATCCTGGCGCGACTgatcgccatcgtcgccttctTCGCGTGGCGCATACGTCACAAGAACCGCGACGGCGCGTGGCTGTGGACAATGTCCATGGCCGGCGACGTCTGGTTCGGCTTCTCGTGGGTGCTCAACCAGCTACCGAAGCTGAGCCCCATCAAGCGCGTCCCGGAcatcgccgccctcgccgaccGGCACTCCGGCGACCTACCCGGCGTCGACGTCTTCGTCACCAccgtcgaccccgtcgacgAGCCGATACTCTACACCGTGAACACCATCCtctccatcctcgccgccgactaCCCGGTGGACAGGTACGCCTGCTACCTGTCCGACGACGGCGGGACGCTGGTCCACTACGAGGCCATGGTGGAGGTCGCCAAGTTCGCCGAGCTGTGGGTGCCCTTCTGCCGGAAGCACTGCGTCGAGCCGAGGTCGCCGGAGAACTACTTCGCGATGAAGACGCAGGCGTACAAAGGCGGCGTCCCCGGCGAGCTGATGAGCGATCACCGGCGTGTGCGGCGAGAGTACGAGGAGTTCAAGGTCAGGATCGACTCCCTCTCGAGCACCATTCGCCAGCGATCTGATGTGTACAACGCCAAACATGCCGGCGAAAATGCGACATGGATGGCTGATGGCACACATTGGCCCGGCACATGGTTTGAGCCGGCTGACAACCACCAGAGAGGGAAACATGCTGGAATTGTTCAG GTTTTACTGAACCATCCAAGCTGTAAACCGAGGCTTGGATTGGCGGCGAGTGCTGAGAATCCGGTTGATTTCAGCGGTGTCGACGTGCGGCTCCCCATGCTGGTGTACATCTCGCGCGAGAAGAGGCCCGGATACAACCACCAGAAGAAGGCCGGCGCCATGAACGTGATGCTCCGCGTGTCCGCGCTGCTGTCGAACGCGCCGTTCGTCATCAACTTCGACGGCGACCACTACGTCAACAACTCGCAGGCGTTCAGGGCGCCGATGTGCTTCATGCtcgacggccgcggccgcggcggcgagaacACGGCGTTCGTCCAGTTCCCGCAGCGGTTCGACGACGTTGACCCGACGGACCGGTACGCGAACCATAACCGCGTCTTCTTCGACGGCACCATGCTCTCCCTCAACGGCCTCCAGGGGCCCTCCTACCTCGGCACCGGCACCATGTTCCGCCGCGTCGCGCTCTACGGCGTGGAGCCGCCGCgctggggagcggcggcgagccagATCAAGGCTATGGACATCGCCAACAAGTTCGGCAGCTCGACGTCGTTCGTCGGCACGATGCTGGACGGCGCCAACCAAGAACGGTCGATCACGCCGCTGGCGGTGCTCGACGAGtcggtcgccggcgacctcgccgccctGACGGCGTGCGCGTATGAGGACGGGACGTCATGGGGGAGAGACGTCGGGTGGGTGTACAACATCGCGACGGAGGACGTGGTGACCGGGTTCCGCATGCACCGGCAGGGGTGGCGCTCCGTGTACGCCTCAGTGGAGCCCGCCGCGTTCCGCGGCACGGCGCCGATCAACCTCACCGAGCGCCTCTACCAGATCCTCCGATGGTCGGGCGGCTCGCTCGAGATGTTCTTCTCCCACAGCaacgccctcctcgccggccgccgcctccacccgctGCAGCGCGTCGCCTACCTCAACATGTCGACCTACCCGATCGTGaccgtgttcatcttcttctaCAACCTCTTCCCGGTGATGTGGCTCATCTCCGAGCAGTACTACATCCAGCGGCCGTTCGGCGAGTACCTCCTCtacctcgtcgccgtcatcgccatGATCCACGTGATCGGCATGTTCGAGGTGAAGTGGGCTGGCATCACGCTGCTGGACTGGTGCCGCAACGAGCAGTTCTACATGATCGGATCCACGGGGGTGTACCCGACGGCGGTGCTGTACATGGCGCTCAAGCTCGTCACCGGGAAGGGCATCTACTTCCGCCTCACGTCGAAGCAGACGGCAGCCAGCTCCGGCGACAAGTTCGCCGACCTGTACACCGTGCGGTGGGTGCCTCTGCTGATCCCGACCATCGTCATCATGGTCGTgaacgtcgccgccgtcggggtgGCGgtcggcaaggcggcggcgtgggggccgCTCACCGAGCCGGGGTGGCTCGCCGTGCTCGGGATGGTGTTCAACGTGTGGATCCTGGTGCTCCTCTACCCGTTCGCGCTCGGGGTCATGGGTCAATGGGGGAAGCGGCCGGCCGTGCTGTtcgtggcgatggcgatggccgtcgccgccgtggcgtccATGTACGTCGCCTTCGGTGCACCGTACCAAGCTGAGTTGTCAGGTGGTGCTGCTTCTCTCGGAAaagcggcggcgtcgctgacCGGGCCATCCGGGTAG